The genomic segment GATCCGCCTCGCGCAGGATCTTCACCATCTGCTCTTCCGAAAACCGGCTCTTCTTCACGGGGGGCTTCCTTTCGTCGGGAGCCATTCTCCCAGGAATCAGCTGGGCCGAGAAACCCAGATCAGGTCACACCGACTCCGAGGCATCACCGCGCCGCTGCAAGCGGTCTTGAAGCCACTCCTCGCTACGCCGCTCTTCGCGCGATCGCCTCGAGCCCATCGCTCTCCTCGATCCCCAGCGCCAGATTCATCCCGTTGTAGAAGTTCTCGATCGCGTTCAGCAGCACGAGCTCCGCGATCTCGCGTTCGTCGAAGTGAGCGCGCGTTTCGGCGAAGGTCGCGTCACTCACTTTCTTGGCGAGCGTCGCTTCTTCCACGAACGCGAGGGCGGCACGCTCGCGAGTGGTGAACGCGTGGCTCGCGCGCCACTCGTGGAGCGCGTCGAACTTCGCGATGCCGAGGTGCTCGCGGATGGCGTAGGCGCGCTTGATGTCTTGGCAGAACGCGCAGCCGTTCAGCTGCGCGACGCGCGTGGTCGCCAGCAGGCGCAGCTCACCGGGGAGCTTCGAGCCGAAGCGCTCGAAGAGCTGGAACGCGAGTGAGATGCGCCAGGCGGCGGGCACGCGGTTGTAGACGACCTGTGAGGGCGTGATCGAGCGGCCGAGCATGCGGCGGATCGCGGAGTCGAGCAGCTTGCCCAACAGGCTCGGCGGCTTCTCGATCGGTTCTAGGCGCATCGTGTCTCCTTGTTAGGCGCGCTCAGGCTCGCGAGAGCGCAGCGCGATCACGACGAGGATCGCGCTGGGCAGGTAGATCACGGGGAAGTCTTCGATCAGGTGGAAGGGCGGCAGCGCGCCGGTGAGCACGTCGAACACGTGGATCAAGGCGTGGCCGGCCTGGAAGAGCGCGGACATCGCGGCGAGCGGTGCGCGCCATGCCGGCGTGCGCGCGGCCCAGAGCGCGGCGATGCCGGAGGCGGCGTAGGCGACGCCGACGTCGCGCACGAGGTGCGGGTTGAAGGCGCCCGTCGCGGCGGCGACGCGCGCGAACCACGGCTCGGGCACGAAGAGCATCGTGAGTCCGTTCGCGACGAACGCGACGCCGAGAATCATCAGGGCCCACCACGTCGCCCCGCGCGCGTTCATGCTTCACTCCTTCGCGATGCCGCAGGACCCGCACACACCGAGGGGCGCGTCCGCCGCGAAAGGTTCCGCGGAACCTTTCGCGCCTGCGATTCCCCTCCAAGCAGTGGAGGAGCGGCAGCTCGTGGTGGAGGCGCAGCGCGGCGACGTGCTCGCGATGTCGCAGCTGATGGACGCGCTCGCGCCGTGGATCGCGCGCATCTGCGGCGGGATCGCGCTCGACCACGCCGATGACGCGGCGCAGGAGGCTCTCGTGCAGGTGTTTCGCGATCTCCGGGATCTGCGCGAACCCGCTGCGCTGCGCGGCTGGGCGCGGCGCATCGCGGTGCGCGAAGCAGTGCGTCACGCGCAGCGCGCGCGCAGCGAGGCCGCGCGCGGTGATGACACGAGCGCGCTGGTCTCCGAGGCGCGCGATCCCGGCGTCGC from the Deltaproteobacteria bacterium genome contains:
- a CDS encoding carboxymuconolactone decarboxylase family protein, encoding MRLEPIEKPPSLLGKLLDSAIRRMLGRSITPSQVVYNRVPAAWRISLAFQLFERFGSKLPGELRLLATTRVAQLNGCAFCQDIKRAYAIREHLGIAKFDALHEWRASHAFTTRERAALAFVEEATLAKKVSDATFAETRAHFDEREIAELVLLNAIENFYNGMNLALGIEESDGLEAIARRAA
- a CDS encoding RNA polymerase sigma factor — translated: MPLQAVEERQLVVEAQRGDVLAMSQLMDALAPWIARICGGIALDHADDAAQEALVQVFRDLRDLREPAALRGWARRIAVREAVRHAQRARSEAARGDDTSALVSEARDPGVAPDVRSVLAQLAPEQRAILVLRDLEGLSEDEAAAQLGVAKGTVKSRLFRAREAFAKRWAE